In Deltaproteobacteria bacterium, the sequence CTTCTGCTCCTCGCTGCCGCACGCGATGAGCGTCGGGCCGGCGTGGTTGAGCCCGACGAAGAGCGTCGAGATGTCCGGCGCACCGGCGCGCGCGTACTCCTCGCACCAGACGAGCTGCTCCATGAGCGTCGCGCCGCGCCCGCCGTGCTCGCGCGGCCACGCGATGCCGGCCCAGCCCGCCTCGTGCAGCCGCCGCTGCCAGGCCCGGTCGTCCGCGGCGCGGGCGCGGAGCTCCGCCGGCCGCGGCGCGCGCGGCACGTTGGCCTCGAGCCAGGCACGCGCCTCGGCGCGGAAGGCCTCCTCGGCCGGGCTGAAGCGAAGGTGCACGGGCCCGCTTCTAGGACGCCGTGTGGATCGCCTGCAAGATCGCCTCGCAGCGGTCGAGCATGCGCGCGCTCGTGAAGTGCTCGGCGATGCGTGCGCGGGCGGCGTCGCCGAGCGCCGCCCGCCGCACCGGATCCCGCGCCAGGGCGACGATGCCGCGGGCGAGCGCCGCCGCGTCGCCCACCGGCACGAGGAGACCGCTCGCGCCGTCCTCGATCGCCTCGTCGGCGCCGACGGTGGCGGTCGAGACGACGGGGCGACCGACCGCCATCGCCTCGAGCGTGGTCTGCGCCATCGCCTCGCGCCGCGAGCTCTGCACCACGACGTCCATGGCGGCGAGCAGCTCGGGCACGTCGTCGCGCGGCCCGAGGAGCGTGACCGCGCCGCCCAGGTCGGGCGCCGCCGCGGCCACGGCGACGGCCTCCGCATCACGGCCACCGCCGGCCACGAAGAAGCGCGCCCGGGGCAGGTGCGGCCGCAGCCGGCGGACGGCCTCGAGCAGGTCGGCGATGCCCTTCTGCCAGGCGAGGCGCCCGACCGTGCCGACGGCGAGCTCGCCCGGCGCGAGGCGGAGCTCGGCGCGCTTGCGGGCCGCCTCCGCGCGCGCCCGATCGAAGCGCGCCAGGTCCACGCCCTTCCAGAGGACGTGCATCTTCCCGGGCGGCCCGAAGCCCTCCGCCGCGTACCAGCGCGCCGCTCCGTGCGCGACGACGATACCGGCGTCGACCGTCCGCCAGGTGAAGCGATCGACCCAGCGCGCCCGGTCGAGCTCGTGGGTCGCGCCCAGGAAGAAGGCGACGCGGCCGCGCGCGCCGGTGGCGCGCCCGAAGGCGGCCATGCGCGCCGCCTTCTTGCCCTTGACGACCACGACGTCAGCCGCCTCGGCGCGCATCGCCGTGCCGACGCGGAACACCCGCTGCGCCCACGCGCCGCGGATGTCGGGGAGCACGCGGAGCCCGGCGCCCGCCGCCCCGTCGAGCCACGGCGTGCGCGGACGCCCGAGGAGCGCCGCGTGATGACCGCGCGCCGCGAGCCCGGAGGCCGCGTCGATCATCCAGCGCTCGACGCCGCCGAAGCTCTGGCTGCGGTTCGCGTTGACGAAGAGGACGCGCACTCGGGGGCGCGCATTGTCGGTGCGCGCCGGCCCCGCGTCAAGCTTGGTTTGAGCTGAGTTGCGGTGCACAGGGGCGGCGCCCTGACCTCAGGAAGCACGGCAACACCCTGCCGGGCTTCCGCCAGCCGACCGGGCGCGCGGGGCGAGTCGGGTGGTCGCCCGAGAGCTGAAAGCCTGAGCGAGCGCCCCGTCTGCCGCGAACGGGACGCCATCATGATCGCTCCCAAGGACTACCTCCAACACGAGTACGGCAAGGCCCGGTCATGAGCCGGCGCAAGGGCGAGAAGGCGCCGACCGACGACGGCCGGAACGGCGCCGTAACGATTCGCCCCGGAAACAAGTATCAGGTGATGCCGCCCCACACGCCGCCAGAGCGGGCGGCGCTCAAGGCGACCATCGAGCGCGACTAGCAGATCGAACCGGTGGTGGTCGACGAGAAGGGAACATCGTCAACGGGCACGTCCGTTATGAGATCGCGGAGGCGCTGGGATCCCGTGCCCGTTCCGCGTTGTTCACTTCGCGGACGAGGGGCAGAAGATTCGCTATGCGTACCTCTCGAACGTGGCGGCGCGGCAGTTGGACCCCTTCTGGTGGGGGCTCAGGCGCCGGCGGGAGCCGGGGGTGCCAGACCTCCCAATGTGCGCTACGTCGTTCCCTCGGTCGACACCCAAATCGGCCAATGATCGACAGCTGAAAACCCGGCCAACGCGACCGCCGGGACGACACCGCGCCCGCGACCGATGTCACCCGAAGTGCGGGCCTCTTCTCCCCTAGACAGAAGGGAATCGTCCCCTTTTTGATGACAGTCGGCTCACCGCGTAATTTCCAGCCCGTACCTTGATTTAGAGAGCGATCTAGCAGCAACTCGGCTTCAAAGGTCTGCCACGAGGGCGTAACGATGCATCAATCCGAGGAAGGCTAGTTGCTCCGTCGCTGCCCGAGAGTGTTCGTCCTCCGCTCGCCGCGAGCGGCCCGGAAGAGCCCACGCAGTACGGCACTCAAGACGAAGCAACGCGTGCCTGTCTGGGAGTCGGTCTTACCCTGGTGACCACCAGCGCGGCGAGCATCGAGCGGGTGGGCGTGTCCCACAGAGTAGGGAAACAGAACGAGCGTCGCGGTTCGGAAGGGAGGTGGTAGTCATCACGCCGAAGATGGCATCCGCGCGACGCGGGCACGAAAGGGAGCGGGGGATGCGGTGCCGCTAGCACTGCGAGGATAAAAGACGAGGGGAAAGGGAAACATAGGCAGGGAAAGGAGAGTCTACATGAGACACGGAAGTTTCGTGATTGTCGCTCTGGCAGTAATGGCCTTGGACCTATTCTCCACGGCCCAGGCGGGGCCCCTGGTCCAGCGCGAGGTGACCGCCGGCGGGCAGATCCCGGGATGCGGCGGGCAGATCCCCATCTTCTCCCCCCTCGGGGATCTCCTTTCGCCGCCGGCTCTGGTTCCCAGCCTGAGCCTAGCCGATCCGACGGCCCAGGCCACCTTCGGCTTCGTGATCGAGCCTGGCTCGCCGCCGACAGGGAACCTGGAGTACGACGACCATCCGATGGACGTACGGATCAAGGTCCAATCGTATAACTTTCTGTCCGTCACCACCGGCACCTGCGGCCCGATGACGCACGCCACGTTCACCGGCTTGGCCGCGGTCATCCGGTCGACCGGCACGACCACCGAGCCCTTCACCGTCAACGCCGACGATTGCGGCGAGCCTGGGACTGCGGACAAATTCGGCATCATGACCACGACCTACTTGAACGGGCCCACGACTTTGATCGGGGGCAACATTCAGATCCACAACAAGTAGGGCAAGGAGGATCAACCCCGCCGCGCTCGGGGCCGATGCGCGACTCGACGGGAAGTTCGTCCTGCGCACCCGATGGTGAGCCCTTCGCCCTCCAGCGGGAGAGTGTGGGGCTCGCGTGCCTTGCACAACGCGGCCGGCCATTCGATGACGCCCCGATCAAGGTCGACATGGCGACCGCCGCCGGGGTCGCCTCCGGCAGCGGGTCTTCCTGGCAGAGCGCGGTCACCGGGGCGGGCGGCCGCACGCCGGCGGCGGCGGACGCATGATGCGCGCTCCCGGTGAGGTCGGTCCGCAGGCGGTGCGCTGCCCGTCCAGCGTGACCGTCACCGCCTGCACCTGGGCCAGGTCGCGCATCAAGTCGGGCCACGCGACGTTCACGCCGCGCGCGTCCAGGCGCCGCTGCAGGTCCACCTCCAAGCGCAGTGCGAGAAAGCACGCGACGATGTGGCCGATGCTCGTATCATCGCGGTGGTGATAGAGGGGGCGGATCTCCAGCGTCGATTTCTGCTCGCGGAAGGTCCGCTCGACGCGCGAGAGACTCTTGTACGCCCGCGCCACCTCCGCGGCGGGCGTGAAACGGGCGCTCGCGAACGCGCGGCCATGCTGCCCGTATCTCTGCCACGGTCGGGACTGCCGGCCGGGCCGCGACCCGCACACCATGTCGCGGAGCTATGCCTGTCTCGGCAATCTCCACTGTGGCGTTCCAGAAGGCGTGCGCGGCGGCCAATATCCCGGCCGGTCGGAAGGGCGGTGGCCTCGTGTGGCACTGCACGCGGAACACGGCCGCGACCGACCTTGCGGCGGCCGGCTGCACCATCGAGGACGTGATGGCGGTCGGGGGCTGGAAGACGGCGGAGGTGGCGCGCCGGTACAACCTGGGCAACTTGGACGCGCTCCGAGGTCGCATCGCGGCGGCTCGGAAGCGAGGGACTGTCGTTCGGCTGGCTGACAAGCGGAAGGCAGGCCAGAGTGCATGAGCGTGGCAGCGGGTTGCCGTCCGTTCCCGCCGACTTCCCGGAAATCGGGAGACAAGGGGGGACAGTGCAGCTTGCGCCGCGCCGCCCTCCCCTGCTAACTGCGCGACTTCTCTCTGTCCCCGTCGTCTAGCCTGGCCTAGGACACCGGCCTTTCACGCCGGTAACGTGGGTTCGAATCCCGCCGGGGACGCTCTGTCCTTTCGCGCCCTCGAGTCTTCCGGGGCACGTTTTGGAGTGTGCCGGTGCCGGTTGTGGTGCGTCGGGCTCGCGCTAGGCGCCGATGTGGCCCTTGAGAGATCGGGTCTTTGACCGGGGTTCGAATTGCCACCATATGATGTGATGCGACATGAACGCTCGCCATCTCCCATCACTGATCGGGATCGCTGTCCTCGGCTGTCTGGTCACCGAGACGGCCGCGACGGCGCGCCGCGCCTCCTGTGGGCTCCGCTGCGGCTACCGGATCGCGCAGTGCGTGCTCGCGCGCGGCGGCGTCGACGGGGGCGAGCAGAGAAGCTGCCGGCGACTCGTAGTGGGCGACTGCCGGCGTCGCACGCCGCGGGTTTGCCCCCTGCCGGACCGTGACCAGCTCGCCGCCACGGTCGCAGCGGTCCAGGCGGTCGAGGCGACCGTGCACGAGAGCCCGCTCTGCGCGGCGACGTTGCCCGGTGTCCCCGCCGCTACGCTTGACGACGCGCTCGCCGTCGGCCAAGAGACGGCCGCCGTGCTGGCGAACACGAGCGATGCAGGCTTTCAGCTCCGCGCCAGCTACGGCGCTCGGGTGTTCGAAAAGCTCTTCATCCAGGGGACGCTCGGCCACGGCGCAGCCTTCGTCCCGCTCGGCGCGGTCGTGCAGGCCATGGCACGACCCGCGCGCGCCGTCGTCTACGCTCGGAGCGACCCCCCGGCCCCCCTCGTGTACGGGATCGTCGGCGTCATGGGCGGGAGAGCCGTCGGCCTCCTGCTGACCTCCTGTCCCTCCCGCTGAACGTCGATCCGCGCGTCGGATGGAGCGATCACACCGCGACCCGAGAATAGGCACGCCGCGCGCCACCGCCCGGGCGAGCTTGCTTGGGGTGAATCGGCACCCTAACGGCGCCACGGCGCTGCTCGCATCGGGACTGACCCGTCATTCGTTTGCCGCCCGTGGCCGAGCGTCCACGGCGGGTGCGGCGCCCGCTGCTGGCATCGCCGTTGCACTGGACACCATGCCCCTGTGGGAGACGACCACCACTTTCGGCTTGCCGCTCGCCGGCACGACCGGCAAACTGCTGCGCGAGGCGGTCCGGGCGG encodes:
- a CDS encoding glycosyltransferase family 4 protein, yielding MRVLFVNANRSQSFGGVERWMIDAASGLAARGHHAALLGRPRTPWLDGAAGAGLRVLPDIRGAWAQRVFRVGTAMRAEAADVVVVKGKKAARMAAFGRATGARGRVAFFLGATHELDRARWVDRFTWRTVDAGIVVAHGAARWYAAEGFGPPGKMHVLWKGVDLARFDRARAEAARKRAELRLAPGELAVGTVGRLAWQKGIADLLEAVRRLRPHLPRARFFVAGGGRDAEAVAVAAAAPDLGGAVTLLGPRDDVPELLAAMDVVVQSSRREAMAQTTLEAMAVGRPVVSTATVGADEAIEDGASGLLVPVGDAAALARGIVALARDPVRRAALGDAARARIAEHFTSARMLDRCEAILQAIHTAS
- a CDS encoding site-specific integrase, with translation MPVSAISTVAFQKACAAANIPAGRKGGGLVWHCTRNTAATDLAAAGCTIEDVMAVGGWKTAEVARRYNLGNLDALRGRIAAARKRGTVVRLADKRKAGQSA